In a single window of the Sander lucioperca isolate FBNREF2018 chromosome 19, SLUC_FBN_1.2, whole genome shotgun sequence genome:
- the LOC116040346 gene encoding probable ribonuclease ZC3H12D: protein MDQQQQQQHAKVERFLKLGYSHSDILRVLESLHQDAQTNDILEELIKTCHTRSNTSGPNSPKLVSRGCSPGPSQPRPGPDREPVAGFRPVVIDGSNVAMSHGDKKVFSCQGLQLAVNWFWDKGLRDITVFIPLWRKEQPRPEAPITDQHILHELERRKILVYTPSRCVNGKRVVCYDDRYIVKLAFDSDGIIVSNDNYRDLQTENPQWKKFIEERLLMYTFANDKFMPPDDPLGRNGPTIDDFLRKKPWTPDNKLQHCPYGKKCTYGVKCKFYHPERANQSQLSVADELRALRDRAKNFSPKPSLQDTHSCPAVYQPAVRYTSSTPPPLSIEDQSLRASPNEQFMYHRDTSSPRSQPNTSLHFCPSPDVDEAFGSMESSMSRLYIQDAPYSYSSGLASCSLSHDDYSFSGSFGGNTQRPCLGGGGYYSHHNGSVPCERPMCSHCRCGHQDTRVSHHLHPAWNSCPALPPHNREHPGHFSEKQYLRQHSNRQSHSLPRDPWAQRRDKSQSGEQRKGLRSQLSTLFPQSTVEQVMNAYPHVSDMSELISLIQSYRTSHISF from the exons AtggaccagcagcagcagcagcagcacgccAAAGTGGAGCGATTTCTCAAGTTGGGGTACTCTCACAGTGACATCCTGAGAGTGCTGGAGAGCCTCCACCAAGACGCCCAGACCAATGACATCCTGGAGGAGCTGATAAAGACCTGCCACACTCGCAGCAACACAAGTGGCCCAAACAGTCCCAAACTGGTGTCCAGGGGCTGCAGCCCTGGTCCCAGTCAACCCAGACCAGGACCAGACAGAGAGCCAGTGGCTGGCTTCAGACCTGTGGTTATAGATGGAAGCAACGTGGCCATGAG ccATGGCGACAAGAAGGTGTTTTCGTGTCAGGGCCTCCAGCTGGCAGTGAACTGGTTCTGGGACAAAGGGCTGCGAGACATCACCGTCTTCATCCCCCTCTGGAGGAAGGAGCAGCCGCGGCCCGAAGCTCCCATCACAG ATCAACATATTCTCCATGAGCTGGAGAGGAGGAAGATCCTGGTGTACACGCCGTCTCGCTGCGTTAACGGTAAGAGGGTGGTGTGCTACGACGACCGCTACATCGTCAAGCTGGCCTTCGACTCAGACGGCATCATCGTGTCCAACGACAACTACCGTGACCTGCAGACGGAGAATCCCCAGTGGAAGAAGTTCATAGAGGAGAGGCTGCTGATGTACACCTTCGCTAATGACAA GTTCATGCCTCCAGACGATCCTCTGGGTAGAAATGGTCCCACCATTGATGATTTTCTGCGGAAGAAGCCGTGGACTCCTGACAACAAGCTGCAGCATTGTCCTTACG gaAAAAAGTGTACTTATGGAGTCAAGTGCAAATTCTACCACCCAGAGCGGGCcaaccaatcacagctgtcTGTGGCCGATGAACTGAGGGCTCTGAGAGACAGAGCCAAGAACTTCTCGCCCAAACCGAGCCTGCAGGACACCCACTCCTGCCCGGCTGTGTATCAGCCGGCGGTCAGATACACTTCATCCACCCCTCCGCCTCTGAGCATAGAGGATCAATCCCTCAGGGCTTCACCCAACGAGCAGTTCATGTATCACAGAGACACCAGCAGCCCGAGAAGCCAACCAAACACCAGCCTCCATTTCTGCCCGAGCCCCGATGTGGACGAGGCCTTCGGCTCCATGGAGAGCTCCATGTCCAGGCTCTACATCCAGGAtgctccctacagctacagcagcGGATTGGCCAGCTGCAGCCTGAGCCACGACGACTACTCCTTCTCAGGGTCCTTTGGTGGGAACACCCAGAGGCCCTGTCTGGGCGGAGGAGGCTACTACTCTCATCACAACGGTTCAGTGCCCTGTGAACGCCCCATGTGCAGCCATTGCAGGTGTGGTCACCAGGACACAAGGGTGTCCCACCACCTCCACCCAGCATGGAACTCCTGCCCAGCTCTGCCTCCACATAACAGGGAGCATCCTGGCCATTTTTCAGAGAAGCAGTACTTGAGACAGCATTCCAACAGACAGAGCCACAGCTTACCAAGGGACCCGTGGGCACAGAGAAGAGACAAGAGCCAGTCCGGCGAGCAGAGGAAGGGCCTAAGGAGCCAGCTGAGCACCCTCTTCCCTCAGAGCACAGTGGAGCAAGTCATGAATGCTTACCCACATGTCTCAGACATGTCCGAACTGATCTCGCTCATCCAGAGCTACAGGACGAGCCACATCTCCTTCTAG